Sequence from the Flavobacterium sp. J372 genome:
ATTGGCTGAAAAAAACACTTCGGGTGAGATAAGGGTGCATATTGAAGACCATACAGAAAAACCTCCGCTCGAAAGGGCACAGGAGGTTTTTCATCTTTTAGGGATGGATAAAACTTCGGCGAGGAACGGGGTGCTCTTTTATGTTGGCGTACACGACCATACGTTCGCCATTATTGGGGATGAGGGGATAGATAAGGTTGTTGAAGCGGACTTTTGGGACTGCACAAAAGATGTTGTTATAGGCCACTTTAAATCGGGTGCATTCAAAGAAGGTCTTGTTGCAGGGATTCTCCGCGCCGGTGAACGCCTAAAGAAATATTTCCCGTATGCAGATGATGATAAGGATGAATTGCCTAATGAAATCTCGAGAAGCTGATGAAACAATTATTGAATAAATTCTTTGCTATAAGTCTTCTTCTTACAGTTGTTTCTGGTTTTGCGCAGAAAATTCCGCCTAAACCTTCATTACAAACAAGCTATTACGAAATTGACACGCAGCTTTTAAACGACGCACAAAAGCGGGAAATTGAACAAAAACTTATAAGGTATGCAGACTCAACAAGTACACAAATAGTTGTTGTAGTTGTTCCGAATACCGGTGGCGATGATATTGACAGCTATAAAGTTGACCTGGCACATGCATGGGGTATTGGGCAGGGGGATAAAGACAACGGCGTTTTGCTGCTCATAGCTAAAGATGACAGGAAGGTTGCTATAGCAACCGGGTATGGTACTGAGCATAGGTTAACAGATGCCTTATCAAACCGTATTATTGACGAGCAGATAATTCCGGCATTTAAGGCAGGCAATTTTTATCAAGGAATAGATGACGGTACAACTGGCATTATAAAGGCGCTAAACGGAGAGTATAAAGAAGAGCGTAAAAATCTGCGCCGGTCCGGTAATAAGGATGGGATATTTAGTGTATTACCCTTTATAATTTTAATTATCATAATTATCATAGTAATATCCAGAGGCCGTGGAGGCGGTAACCGCGGTAATCGAGGTGGAGGTTTTGACCTTGCCGATATACTTATTTTATCAAGCCTGGGTCGTAGTTCAGGTGGAAGCTTCGGTGGTTTTGGGGGAGGCGGAAGCAGTGGCGGCGGCTTTGGTGGCGGATTCGGAGGCGGTGGCTTCGGCGGCGGCGGGGCATCGGGCAGCTGGTAAGTGTTTTGGCATATTTATTGTTTTGCATAATCACAATAACTTTTAACCAATAAAACTTTACACAATGAAAAAAATCTTTACTCTGGCTGCTATTTTAGCAGCATCATTTGCATTTGCTCAGGAAACTGAACAAACGGAATCATCGGTTAGTAAAAAGCACCAGTTCTCGGCAAATTTCCAATATTCGGAGCCCAGCCAGATTGGTATTCAGTATGAGCATAAAAAAGATGTTAAGGGCAAGTATGCGTCATCGCATGTAGTAAATGTAGGCTACGGCTTGATGGATTATGAAGAAAAGGGCTTTTCGACCGACGGCAGCGGTTTCGTAATTGAACTGGGTAGCCGTACTTATTTTAATGATGTTCACAACGGATTCTATTATTCCAATTTCCTTTCTTACGGAAATATTAAGTTTGACGAAAATGGTTTTGACGGCACCTATAGCTATTTTTCATTCTTTGCGCCTGAACTAGGTTACAAAATACAATTTGGTGGCTTCTCTATTGATCCGTTCATTGGTACAATGTGGAAGTTAGAGATAAAAGGTAAAGGCGATATCGACAATAAAAATGTTGAAGAATGGGCTTTCCGTGCAGGGCTTAAAGTAGGCTACAGCTTCTAAACATTGCATACCACGATTTATAATGGTAACTTTGCCCACTGCTAAAGTGGCAATTGCCAGTAAAAGCAGGCTTTCCTCCACGGAAAGCCTTTTTCATTTTAAAGATTTAAGTTTATGGAGCATAAAGCAGGTTTTGTAAATATTATAGGTAACCCGAATGTGGGTAAAAGCACACTTATGAATGCCTTTGTTGGTGAGCGTCTTTCTATCATCACATCAAAAGCGCAGACCACACGCCACCGTATTCTGGGCATTGTAAACGGAGATGATTTCCAGGTGGTGTTGAGTGATACCCCGGGGATAATTAAACCGGCATACGAGCTTCAGTCAAGCATGATGGACTTTGTGAAATCGGCCTTTGAAGATGCTGATGTGCTAATTTATATGGTTGAAATAGGTGAGAAAGAACTGAAGGATGAAGCGTTCTTCAATAAGATTATCAAGGCAAAAATTCCGGTATTAGTGCTTCTGAATAAGATAGACAAATCTACCCAGGAGCAGCTTGAAGAGCAGATGGCGTTGTGGAAGGAAAAGGTGCCGAATGCTGAAATTTATCCTATATCTGCACTTGAAAATTTCAATGTTGCTAATGTGTTCAACCGTATTCTTGAATTGCTGCCTGCCTCACCACCGTATTACCCTAAAGATGCGTTAACTGATAAGCCGGAGCGTTTTTTTGTGAACGAAGCCATACGCGAGAGGATACTCGACAATTATGATAAGGAGATACCTTATGCTGTTGAGGTTGAAACGGAAGAGTTTCTGGAAGAGGAAGATATCATCCGCATAAAATCTGTTATAATGGTAGAGCGTGATACACAGAAAGGTATTATCATAGGCCATAAAGGCGCTGCCATCAAGAAAGTCGGCATACAGGCCCGTGAAGTTTTGGAGAAATTTTTCGGTAAGCAGATACATATTGAATTGTTCGTAAAAGTCAATAAAGACTGGCGCAGCAACAACTACCAGCTTAGGAGGTTTGGGTATAACCAAAAATAGTTTAAAAGTTAGAATGTTGAAAGTTTGAAAGTTGCCACGAGAACTTTACAACTTTTAAACTTTCAACTTTACAACTTAAAAGAGTACTTTTGCAAAAATTTAAATTACACCAATGAATAACATCGTAGCCATTGTAGGAAGGCCAAATGTGGGTAAGTCCACTTTTTTTAACAGGCTGATACAGCGCAGGGAAGCTATTGTAGATTCTGTGAGCGGGGTGACCCGCGACAGGAACTATGGAAAGAGCGAATGGAACGGCAAAGAGTTTTCAGTTATTGATACGGGCGGGTATATAAAGGGATCTGATGATATTTTTGAAGCTGAGATACGCCGCCAGGTGGAACTTGCTATTGATGAGGCTGATGCCATAATTTTTGTGGTTGATGTAGAAGAAGGCATCACGCCTATGGACGAGGAAGTAGCCAAATTGTTGCGTAAGGTAACAAAACCGGTGTTGCTGGCAGTAAACAAAGTAGACAACTCTATGCGTGAAAAAGACGCTGTGGAGTTCTATAACCTAGGCCTGGGCGAATATTTTACAATTGCAGGTATGAATGGCTCTGGCACAGGCGAACTGCTTGATGAGCTTGTAAAAGTGCTGCCTGAACTACCTGAAGCTGATGAAAACGCTGAAACACTTCCGCGTTTTGCAGTTGTTGGAAGGCCAAATGCCGGGAAGTCATCATTCATTAATGCTCTTATTGGTGAAGACAGGTATATAGTTACTGACATTGCCGGAACAACACGCGATGCGATTGATACAAAATACAACCGTTTCGGGTTTGAATTCAACCTTGTAGATACTGCGGGTATCCGCCGTAAGGCAAAGGTAAAGGAAGACCTTGAATTTTATTCTGTTATGCGCTCGGTTCGTGCTATTGAGCATAGCGACATCTGTATATTAGTTATTGACGCTACCCGCGGTTTTGAAGGGCAGGACCAAAGCATCTTTTGGCTTGCTGAAAAGAACCGCAAGGGCATAGTAATCTTAGTGAACAAATGGGACCTTGTTGAAAAAGACACTATGAGTACACGCGACTATGAGCGTAAGATACGAGAGGAACTTCAGCCATTTACAGATGTTCCTATCCTATTTGTTTCTGCACTAACCAAGCAACGTTTGCTCAAAGCTCTTGAAACATCAGTGCATGTTTTTGAAAGCAGGAAGCAGCGCATACCTACATCAAAGCTTAATGAAACCATGCTGCCGATTATAGAGAATATGCCACCGCCGGCGCTTAAAGGCAAGTATGTGAAAATAAAGTTCTGTATGCAGCTGCCAACGCCTACACCGCAGTTTGTGTTCTTCTGTAACCTTCCACAATATGTAAAGGAACCGTACAAGCGTTTTCTTGAAAATAAGATGCGTGAGATATATGATTTTAATGGGGTGCCGATAGATATCTATTTCAGGCAGAAGTAGTCAAAAAATAAAAGAGGCCCTAAAGCCTCTTTTTTAATTTTATTACCACAAAGTTACTTTGCAGGCGTAACTTCAGTAGTTTGTTTCAGGTCAACTTTTGTTTTCAGGTTCATGTCCATGCCTTGGGCTTTAAAAGCCATTGTCATATCAGTAATTGTATTCATTTGCGTAGGATAACCGGCATCTGTATCATAAATCATACTACCCATTGCAGTACCGCTGCCTTTCATGTCCTGACCTTCAACTTTTGTAGTAAGTGTGTAAACAGAGCTAAGGTCGAAATGCGCTTTCTTGCCTTCAATCTTTATAAGCTTATATGTTGTTTTATTTTGCATGTTCATAGTCACCGGCCCCATAGGGAGCTCAAACGGAGTGTCAACAACAAAGCTTTCGCCAACTTTTACAGTCTTTTGTGGAATGATGCTTTGTGACAGATTGCTCTGCATCATTTTCACAAGCATATCTTTTATCTGCGGGTTCATGCCCGGCGCATGTATCGAATCAAATTTAGGAACACCGTTCACGTCAGTCTTACCATAAAGTTTTGTGCCTTTGGGTATTTGTGCCGCAGCTGCACTTTCTGCATCAAGCTCAAGTTCGGTAGTAAAAGGTATAATGTTATTGGTAAGTTTACCTGTTTTTGTAACAGATGTAGTTTTGGTAGCCCCGTCCTGTTTCATAGGCTCCATACCTTCGCCATACGAAATTTCAGTTGTTACTTTTTGGTCTTGGGTTTGCCTGTAGGTGGTATTGGGCTTATAACCCATTTTTATGGTAACGCTTTGGGCTAATGCTGTGGCGCCTACAAGTAAGAATAATAATGTTGCTTTTTTCATGTTGTTTGTTATTAATGCCATAAAAGTAGGAGTTTATTTTGAGGTAACCTTATAAAAAAGAAAAGTGGGCGACCAAACCCACTTTCCACACATCTATTTTATAAAAAACTACCCGTGTTACACACACAAGATATAAGAGAAAAAACCGGCAGCACTGTGAAAATGCATCTTTAGGGGGAAACGTAAGGTGTAGTGTTGCCGGTAATTGCTATGAAACTACACAGCAAAGATGCGGCAACAGCATAAACAGGAACAGGATAGAATTACGGAATTTTAACCTACAGGTATTTTTACAGAGATACAACTACATTACAGGAAGCTCATCTATATGCACTATTTGCTGCTGTAGGGCGTAAATTACAAGGCCTGCAATATTTTTGGCGCCGGTTTTTACAAATAGTGTATTACGGTGGCCATCGGCGGTGCGGGGAGACATATTAAGTATATCAGCTATTTCTTT
This genomic interval carries:
- a CDS encoding TPM domain-containing protein, which encodes MSATKEFLTPEEQQEIVNAITLAEKNTSGEIRVHIEDHTEKPPLERAQEVFHLLGMDKTSARNGVLFYVGVHDHTFAIIGDEGIDKVVEADFWDCTKDVVIGHFKSGAFKEGLVAGILRAGERLKKYFPYADDDKDELPNEISRS
- a CDS encoding YgcG family protein; this translates as MKQLLNKFFAISLLLTVVSGFAQKIPPKPSLQTSYYEIDTQLLNDAQKREIEQKLIRYADSTSTQIVVVVVPNTGGDDIDSYKVDLAHAWGIGQGDKDNGVLLLIAKDDRKVAIATGYGTEHRLTDALSNRIIDEQIIPAFKAGNFYQGIDDGTTGIIKALNGEYKEERKNLRRSGNKDGIFSVLPFIILIIIIIIVISRGRGGGNRGNRGGGFDLADILILSSLGRSSGGSFGGFGGGGSSGGGFGGGFGGGGFGGGGASGSW
- the era gene encoding GTPase Era; translated protein: MEHKAGFVNIIGNPNVGKSTLMNAFVGERLSIITSKAQTTRHRILGIVNGDDFQVVLSDTPGIIKPAYELQSSMMDFVKSAFEDADVLIYMVEIGEKELKDEAFFNKIIKAKIPVLVLLNKIDKSTQEQLEEQMALWKEKVPNAEIYPISALENFNVANVFNRILELLPASPPYYPKDALTDKPERFFVNEAIRERILDNYDKEIPYAVEVETEEFLEEEDIIRIKSVIMVERDTQKGIIIGHKGAAIKKVGIQAREVLEKFFGKQIHIELFVKVNKDWRSNNYQLRRFGYNQK
- the der gene encoding ribosome biogenesis GTPase Der, with the protein product MNNIVAIVGRPNVGKSTFFNRLIQRREAIVDSVSGVTRDRNYGKSEWNGKEFSVIDTGGYIKGSDDIFEAEIRRQVELAIDEADAIIFVVDVEEGITPMDEEVAKLLRKVTKPVLLAVNKVDNSMREKDAVEFYNLGLGEYFTIAGMNGSGTGELLDELVKVLPELPEADENAETLPRFAVVGRPNAGKSSFINALIGEDRYIVTDIAGTTRDAIDTKYNRFGFEFNLVDTAGIRRKAKVKEDLEFYSVMRSVRAIEHSDICILVIDATRGFEGQDQSIFWLAEKNRKGIVILVNKWDLVEKDTMSTRDYERKIREELQPFTDVPILFVSALTKQRLLKALETSVHVFESRKQRIPTSKLNETMLPIIENMPPPALKGKYVKIKFCMQLPTPTPQFVFFCNLPQYVKEPYKRFLENKMREIYDFNGVPIDIYFRQK